The following coding sequences are from one Lolium rigidum isolate FL_2022 chromosome 6, APGP_CSIRO_Lrig_0.1, whole genome shotgun sequence window:
- the LOC124661134 gene encoding uncharacterized protein LOC124661134 isoform X2, producing MLWRATEISQPPKSLRPPSMAEDEQDGAWAHEIPPTLLPRSLRDHVDRIRSCTEKNTGAYEHGETHQGKCCHSSAGSESSYSMYVSWQDPSRMIIVVRDLAT from the exons ATGTTGTGGCGAGCGACCGAGATATCGCAGCCACCAAAATCACTACGACCACCGTCCATGGCAGAGGATGAGCAGGATGGGGCCTGGGCGCACGAGATCCCTCCGACCCTGCTGCCAAGATCCCTCCGAGACCACGTCGACCGGATCCG AAGCTGTACCGAAAAGAATACTggagcttatgaacatggagAAACTCACCAGGGAAAATGTTGCCACTCATCTGCAG GATCTGAATCGTCATACTCAATGTATGTCAGCTGGCAAGACCCATCTCGCATGATTATAGTGGTGCGAGACCTAGCCACCTAG